From one Lolium rigidum isolate FL_2022 chromosome 4, APGP_CSIRO_Lrig_0.1, whole genome shotgun sequence genomic stretch:
- the LOC124646511 gene encoding Bowman-Birk type proteinase inhibitor B5-like: protein MKNTKLVAILVLQAVLVMGILSHVNAQFPKCCDNCRFFSGAVVCDDAGPQCREGCVNCRVVQATPPMTFRCADARGDDGTPCPPCNK from the exons atgaagaacaccaagctcGTGGCGATCCTTGTTCTCCAGGCCGTCCTGGTCATGGGAATCCTCTCCCACGTGAACG CCCAATTCCCCAAGTGCTGCGACAACTGCAGGTTCTTCTCCGGGGCGGTAGTCTGTGACGACGCAGGTCCCCAGTGCCGCGAAGGCTGCGTGAACTGCCGCGTGGTGCAGGCGACCCCTCCGATGACGTTCCGGTGCGCGGACgcgcgcggcgacgacggcacGCCATGCCCGCCCTGCAACAAGTAG